The DNA region TCCTCGGCTATTCTGACACGGTGGCTGCTTCCCTTTGAAGTTTGGTCCTCTGGCTTCGTTTCCTTCACGTCGATGCAGCCTCCGGCACTGGTGTGAGGCCTGTGATAAATAGTAGAGGTTTGGTTGCAGCTCTTCCAGTGGGAAGGTTACTTGCTTAGGGTGTTGGTCTTGTAGAATCATGTCCTTAATGACTTCCATCCATGAGTAACAATGGCAGGCTGGCTCTGGCAATAGAGCGACATGCGACGGTGCATCATCGGCTCGTTCGATAGGATGATGAAGGCGATAGACCCCAAGAACttcaatttttttatatatttcggCATTGTTTGTGTTACAAGTTGGTTAATAGATTTGAGTGTCCAAAAAAAGTGGTGAGTGGTAgtatttttattttgctttatgaGACGAGCCAAAGTATTTTAACTGTGGTCCTCGAGTGCTACTAATTATTTTGTGGTTGAACTTTTCTGCATCGTTCTCTTAGATTTTAGCAAAATAAATTTTGAGAAAGTAAAAAATCTTTCTGATTGAGGTTCCAACTATCCTCTTCAAATCGGTCTTTAGTTATTGTTTTCACATTCCTCTCCATTTCTCGGTTTGATTGTAATTTTGTGTATGTAATATTGACCGATAATATTCTGAATTAATGAGACAAGATAATCTCTATTCTCTCTAAGTTGGGAAATATCGTTCCTCTGGTAAATCACAATAATATCGCCTTGGTCCCCCTCTACTTATGATCTGCAACGCAATTGGGCTTCGCTGTTAAGCCAAGTCATCTTCTTTCCTGCGTAGAATAGAGATTGCTACAATTTAGAGATAATATTCTGAATTAATGAGACAAGACAATCTCTACAATTGCTTGGTAGACATGTACTTACCACACATGACGTATGTAGAAACTAAAGCTAAGAGTGGAGAAGAATCGCATGGGACTAGAGCTAGCAGCCACACAACATTGTAACTAGCGGTTGGGGCGCCACCGGGTGGCGCCGCTTAAGAGGAAGTTGGGTGGTCCCAGGTGGGAGGCGCCCCTTCGGCTGCTTTTCTTTCTGCCACACATGCATGTACAAATGAGAACCTTGTTAATCAATGACCATAAAGCAAGCCAAATCCCTTGAGGGTACTAAGAGTACGGAGCAAATAGGAAAAGGCTGATCCAGTCTAAATCTGTCATGTTACCTTACTGTACTCCTATGACAGCAGCTACAACAAAAGATTGAAAATTGCCTCTCTGAGCTGCTCTGATTTTGGTGTTGCTTCTGACTGCACCTTCATCAGCTCCTCCTACAAATACCAAAACAAAGGATTGAGGAGAATGCATCACGAAACTGCATAACAAAACTGTACCACATTAGTCAAATATATCACAAACCTCTGCACCTTTAAGAACACTTTTAGTCTTTTGAATCCTAACCGTTTGCTCGCCGTTTGTCTTTTGAAGCTAATAAAAAAATAATAACGTTATCAACTTGAAGACAGTATTCACCTAATGGAAAAGGTGGATTCAAGGGATATATACCCTTGATTCCACTTCCACCAAAAGTCTTCCAGGACAGCAGGATATGAGCCTTATCCCATTTTTGTTTCACAACATAACGGTTTAATAGGGAATGAGGCTCAGCTCTCCCTAAAATTAAGGAGATGATAATACGCTAAAACATTCCAGATTCTTCTTTATTTACTTTGTAGAATTTACCCAAAAGAAGTGTGCTGTAGCAAAGTTTTATATAGCATTGGAATCACATACAGAAAAGAAAATAGCAGCATGAACCATCGTTAACCCACTATGAGTCTGTGACAAAGTATCGATCTCCTTTTTATCAAATATAACAAATTTATCATGTAATAAATGCAGAAACGGCAACAATGACCACTTAATCAGTGACAACACCACAAGAGTTTATCAAAGGATTGAGCAAATACGAGCTTGTCCAAGAAGAAAAATAAAGATGCACATTAGCACAACAGACAACCACAGTCGCATACTTACTCTATCCGGCTTAGCATTCAGCTCTTGCACGTTCTTCTCTGCATCAGTGGCTCTAGCCTTCATGGTCATCTTTTTGCTATTTTGTGCTTATATGTCCTTCTTGAAGTAATCCAAATCATTAGAGCTGAAAGCAGATTGGGAGCCAAATGAGTTCACACTACTTGATGGACTAAACATCTAGAAAGAAGCATTTCATCCACATCTAAAACTTAAGACAGATCTACTGACCAACGCAATAGCTTCTTGTCTAACCAAAGAGAAAATATACAAGGGTAGCAGATCATTGAAATTATATTgatgttaacaggccagaaaccttCTATCTTCTCAAGAGAAAGAAAGCTAAAATCTTCAGGCAGGGCATACTTTCATTCTTTTAACAATATATCGGTCGTTCCTGTAAAAAGCAAGCACATGGCCAATTAAATCTGTAGTATCATCATTCAATTCATGTTTCCCGGAAACAAATAACAAAGAAAAAATAAGATTACTTGCAATGTAGGAGGTAATCCTTCCATTTTAATGGAAAATGCAAAACAGTACGTGATACTGAAATAGTATGTTCTGCAACTACCGATTTTCTCAAAAGAGAGTAAATTATTAAACCAATTCCCAATTCTGAAAACAATGAAACATAACCAGGGTAATGTTGAAGATGCATGTGCTAACAAGCATGCATTCTTGACTAACAATGAGACTTACAGTTGGCACAACACTCGACCAGTTGAGGCTCAGATAGAACTGCAATCAAGATGCAGAGGGGGGGGTAGTCAGAATTCTGAATCTATCTATTTGAGGAAGGAAGAAACTCAGGGTACAACCAACTCTATGTCGTTTATACTGAAACAACACATGAAGGAATATATTCTCCTCAATCATAAATTTATctaaggaaaagaaggagaaagtcaaTTTTTATTTAAAAGAAAAGAGACCTCTGTCATGGATATAGTCTATGAAACATTGGACATTTGAAGATCTTGGTCATGGCGTTCCACATCCACTTTGGAACCCCGCCAGCAGGAGGACACTGCCTGCAACAAGCGGACCCATTTGTTGTAATATGCTagtgaaaaataaaagaaataagagGCACAGTCAGTTGCACGAACAACTAATCAGAAAGTGACATAAAGAGTGTAAAACAAGTGTTGAATATCTGCAGGAGGGTCATTTCATTGGTTCAGCTGCGCCTATCGCCCTCTAATTATTTAGTGGACCTTTCTCATTTTTTCATACGGTCATGCTTTTTTAGAAGTAAGAACAATACAAGCTATTTGCTGCTGACCAATTCTTTagctcacatggatcatgtttggcTGATAAGAAGAGAGATCACACTTCTGACCATTTCTTTAGATAACACCTATTTTGATCAGTATGTTTATTTCTCTGCTCCTATCCATGTATACTATAGACTTGCAGTTCCTAGCTTCAAGCTCTGTTGTCGTATCAATTTACTCAGTTTGTTACTCCAATTCATAATAGTTTGTCTACAACTCGTGTACCCTTAACACACGCCTTGTTATATATTCATTTCCCAGTTTTTCCCAAGAAGCCTATTATTAGTAAGAATTAATGGTCAGAATATTCAGTGCATAATTTTTAGAAAATAGTAAGAATCTCACATAAGAGAACTTGCGCGAAATAAATAACGGGTGTGCCTCTCAAGGCGACACAAATACTATTTGTTTTTCTTATTTAACATTCAACCAAGAGCATAAAAAAAGCATAGTTTCTTTTTACCAAATAAAAGAAGCATAGTTATAGGCATCCTATGAGATCATCTTCAAACGTGGAGGCACTCACCCTTGGTACTGACCATTGTAGCGGCCATGCTTATACCCAGAGCATACTAAAGCTAAAATAGTAGTTGAGGGCATGAGAAATTATAAGCACTTCTGCACAACAAAAAGGAAACTACACGTCAGGAATATACACGCATACATATGGTATGGCGAAGAACAATCGAAAACCCTGAAGCACTGCAATATGTTCCGTGTATGGCAGAAGAACAAATGAAAATCCCGATGACATGGTACAAAAACATGATGAAACAAATCTCAAATTGGTAAACCAATAAGTTCTCAAGAAAGATAACCTGGAGAGCAAATCACAAGCACatcaaaacaaaaagaaaaattgTTTCTTAAAAGGATATCATACTATTTAGTATTTACAATACCTATGACCAGATCCCTAGTAACAAAGTTGAATAATTTTAGCCCTTTCAGCCCTAGTTGATGCAGCAAAAGATGCATAAAATAATAACCTTTACAACAGGTTTGTCTGGGACTGGACAGAGACGGGTTGGAGCAGTGTGTCGTCTACGGTGAAGTGAGAGGCTGCAGCAGAGGGCTTCACATCGAAGTGACGGGTTGGAGCAGAGTGTCGTTGACGGTGAAGTGAGAGGCTGCAGCAGAGTGCTTCACGGCTAGGCGACGGGTTAAAGCAAAACAAGCACGCAAAGATGCGTCTGAACAATATAATTTTAAGCATGAATCTGCAACTAAAGCCCCAAATGGAAGAACAATATTTTGGATAAATGACGAGCTACACATGAGAATAACATAATCTAATGAGTGTAAATAAAAAAATTCTTGCATGAACAAAAATGTACATATAGACACAGCCCAGCTTCCACACATGAACAAAAATCAACACTTGAACACATCCCAGCATGAACAAAAATCTACAAAGAGAGATGAGAGAGAGCAAAATCAGATCACTTCTTCCATGTGAGCATCCAACCTTTCCATTGGAGCAGTTCCTGcaaaatcaaataacaacacactaTGAGAAAACAAATCTAAATCCCAATCTGCCTCTCCTTGAACAGCAAGGAAAATCATCAGGGTTTGTTGTTCCACTCAGTcccagatcgagagagagagagagagagagagagagagaaagagcagagcagagcagagatGAAGGAGAGACTGGCCTCACCGACGTCCGTGGTGGTGAGGACGAGCTTTAGAGGACTGCTCGATGCCGACGATGCTGGCGAGGCTCTTGCTGCACCGCATTCTCCTGTAGTTGGGCTCCTCCTCCGGTGGCCCTTTGCAGCAAATCCCCATGGTGACGTCCTCCGGCCACCGTCGTCTAGGTAGAGCTCCTCCTCCAGCGGCTTCTTCGCCGCGAGTCGTTGAGGAGAGAGGGAGACAGTGCACGGGGTCGACGGCTGCGCGCTCCCTTGCCATCCACTCCCACGCCCCGGTCTCTGGACCCCTCGACGCCGTCTGCGCCGCCGCGGTCAACGAGAAGTCCATCACCATCAGCGGGCGCCTCTTCTTCCCCATCCCTTCCATCTCGAATCTTGGGGAAGAGGAGTTAGGAGGTCCAGGAGGAGATAGCTAAGCTCTTTGGGGAGCTGGAGAGCATGGATGGTGGAGGCGGTTGTGGTGGCGGCagcaaccctagccgccagccggaTGTGGAAACGAGAGGCGAGAAAGAAGAGGGgtaggagaaaaagaaaaaaaatcagccCAGTCCCTTATGCCCACGTGGACATCGCGAGAGGGCGCTCCTTAGGCGACTGTTAATGGGTTGTAATTATGTTGACAATATAAGATACTAGATAGGGGCGCGGCTTGCCGCGCCTTGCCCGCCGAACGACGGGGCAAACAACAGCACACAGAGATGTTAATGGAGGTGATCCTAACATGCTGAAAAGATAGATTATGATGTTCATTGTTCAGGGGCAATAAAGCGTGAATGTAAACTGCCTTCGTTCGACGTAGATAGATATATGATATGATCATAATATGTCCATTACATGACAGGAAGACGTGAGAAGGTACAAAAGCATGTAATTTGCATCTAAGTGGAGTAGCATAACAGAGGGTTCCATGCATTTTTACATAGTTCCATGCAGCTGCGAGATCAAGCTGCGTGTATGACAAAAGCGACGGGTCCTGAATCTGGCAAGGTTCAATGCAACGTAGACTCGGAGAATGACTTATTCCATCGTGTTGCTGTGATGATGGGAGTCTGAAAAAACATATGAAATTTTGAACAATAATGTGTGATGTCGTCTGAGACGGGTCTAGGAGATGATGTATGCCTACCTGCAATGGCGTGTGGGCTGCTCTATTTTCCAGGGAATAGTGTTCGGCGTGCGGTTCTCATCTTCTTGTTACTTTTAGAAGGTAGACGATCGATGCTGACAATGAGTAATTGTGTAGTTAGGACACATAAGCCACAGCTGGGTTGTATGTGAAGACAATGATAAGAAAATGGAACGGAGAGCACCTATTAGTATTTGTTGTGACCGGGGTTGATGCACTTTCTTCTTCACTGGTATCCTGGGGGCAAGCAACTAATAAGAGAAACGAGCATGAAGTATGTGCTACCACATGATAATGAAGATACCTTGCCGTGCGGTTTTACCTCGGACAGCATGATTTGGTAACTGGCCCGTGGAGTATTCTTGTGCGTAGAAGATAGCACATGAGCTTCTTGTTTAGGCTTAGGTCAGCGAAGAGAGTTGGTTACGCAGGGTGTTGGCCTGATCGTAGAGCGCCAACGACCAGAACTCCTCAGCCTGAAGTTTTCTTTTGCATTTTTTCAGCTCCGCAAAATTTGCATCATCTATCGTGACTATACCTGTTTTCTGAAGGTATCCAAGGGCGGAAACACACGTAGATTCAATGGATGGTCCATGAAATTCCTTTGTTGTGCTTGACAGGCTTTTGTTGTGCGGGGGCAGGTCAATAGAGACAGAGATGCCCACATCATCACTGCCTATGTCGGTGAAAGTGAATGGATGGATTGTGCCACCAATTCTCTCAATTGCTTGTTCAAGAATGAACTGCTTGCTGATGGTGACACAGATAGGTGATTG from Triticum dicoccoides isolate Atlit2015 ecotype Zavitan unplaced genomic scaffold, WEW_v2.0 scaffold56440, whole genome shotgun sequence includes:
- the LOC119346975 gene encoding uncharacterized protein LOC119346975 — its product is MTMKARATDAEKNVQELNAKPDRLQKTNGEQTVRIQKTKSVLKGAEEELMKVQSEATPKSEQLREKEKQPKGRLPPGTTQLPLKRRHPVAPQPLVTMLCGC